In Gemmatimonadaceae bacterium, a genomic segment contains:
- a CDS encoding OFA family MFS transporter, which translates to MTHNRWRVPVGAVLVHLCIGSVYAWSTFNRPIQQLFANQPWWMNPPYTTFTTALALLGLSAAVGGPWVERHGPRVAARAAALFFGSGLLVGGFGLAVRQPLLVFLGMGIIGGIGCGLGYISPVSTLVRWFPDRRGMATGMAIMGFGGGAFIAGYLNVFLIARVGIATTVMLLGVTYLVIMLIGSTLLRQPPSGWAPEGWTGSVRTTAQRAAMIATDSVSRNAAVRTPQFALLWGILFINVTAGIGILAQASPMMQDLFGRTPLQAAAVVSLISIFNASGRFVWASASDYLGRRHTYSLFFALQVVLFLLIPRLAEQGQWTLFELSLFAIFTMYGGGFATIPAFLADIFGPLNVGAIHGAVLTAWSAAAIAGPVIITELSNRAKLALPAGGNRVHIYDVPLQLLAALLAVGFLLTLFVRPLRASSNAS; encoded by the coding sequence ATGACCCACAACCGGTGGCGCGTGCCCGTTGGCGCCGTGTTGGTGCATCTGTGTATCGGCTCGGTGTACGCCTGGAGCACGTTCAATCGACCCATTCAACAGTTGTTCGCGAACCAGCCGTGGTGGATGAATCCGCCGTATACCACGTTCACCACAGCGTTGGCGCTGCTGGGTCTCAGCGCAGCCGTCGGTGGTCCGTGGGTTGAACGTCATGGCCCGCGGGTCGCCGCGCGCGCGGCCGCATTGTTCTTTGGCAGCGGACTGTTGGTGGGAGGTTTCGGTCTCGCCGTCCGGCAACCGCTGCTGGTGTTTCTGGGAATGGGTATCATCGGCGGCATCGGGTGCGGTCTGGGCTACATCTCACCGGTCAGCACGCTGGTACGGTGGTTTCCCGATCGTCGCGGCATGGCCACCGGCATGGCCATCATGGGATTTGGCGGCGGGGCCTTCATTGCCGGTTATCTGAACGTCTTCCTCATTGCGCGCGTAGGCATCGCCACCACCGTGATGCTGCTGGGGGTCACCTATCTGGTGATCATGCTGATCGGATCGACGCTGTTACGTCAGCCACCATCAGGATGGGCACCAGAGGGTTGGACGGGCAGCGTGCGCACCACCGCGCAACGCGCCGCCATGATCGCGACGGACAGTGTGAGTCGCAATGCGGCGGTGCGCACGCCGCAGTTCGCGTTGCTGTGGGGCATCCTGTTCATCAATGTGACCGCGGGTATCGGCATCCTTGCACAAGCGTCACCCATGATGCAGGACCTGTTCGGGCGTACGCCGCTGCAGGCAGCGGCGGTCGTGTCGCTGATTAGCATTTTCAATGCGTCCGGTCGTTTCGTGTGGGCGTCCGCCTCCGACTACCTCGGACGGCGCCATACCTATTCGCTCTTCTTCGCCCTGCAGGTGGTGCTGTTCTTGCTCATTCCGCGACTCGCCGAGCAAGGGCAATGGACACTGTTCGAACTCAGCCTCTTCGCCATCTTCACCATGTATGGCGGCGGCTTTGCCACCATTCCCGCGTTCCTGGCCGACATCTTCGGCCCGCTCAATGTGGGCGCCATTCACGGTGCCGTGCTCACCGCGTGGAGCGCTGCCGCCATTGCGGGTCCGGTCATCATCACGGAGCTGTCCAATCGCGCCAAGCTGGCGCTGCCGGCCGGTGGCAATCGCGTACACATCTACGACGTCCCGCTGCAGTTGCTGGCCGCGCTGCTGGCAGTCGGATTCCTCCTCACGCTGTTCGTGCGTCCGCTGCGTGCGTCGTCAAATGCCTCCTGA
- a CDS encoding NAD(P)/FAD-dependent oxidoreductase, which translates to MPPESRTHRMVIIGGGFAGIGLAIRLRQQGIDDFVIVERAADLGGTWRDNRYPGCACDVQSSLYSFSFAPNPSWSRTFSPQAEIWEYLRACARTFDIERHFVFGQIVTSAHWDAATQQWVVTSATHQWRASILIAANGALSDPVVPSIAGLESFGGRVFHSAQWPHDIDLRNQRVAVIGTGASAIQFVPAIQPLVQQLHLFQRTPPWIMPRRDHAIPHWRRALYRAVPATQRAERALLYAMREVMYLPFRHRWVARLAERAARRHLAAQVANPTLRAKLTPAYTLGCKRILLSDDYFPALTQSNVELVTTAVSRIGHDGIVDADGTLRPVDTIIFGTGFRPTEPPLAPHIVGRDGQSLAAAWQGSPRAYMGTTVAGFPNLFLLMGPNTGLGHSSVILMVEAQIEYVLAVLAHMNARSAGAVEPTRVAQTAYVAWLDARLAPTVWNSGGCRSWYLDESGRNAALWPDRVGAFRRTVTRLHPRDYHLSPRVAPNMPHV; encoded by the coding sequence ATGCCTCCTGAATCGCGCACCCACCGCATGGTCATCATTGGCGGAGGGTTCGCGGGCATCGGCCTGGCCATCCGACTGCGTCAGCAGGGCATCGACGACTTCGTCATCGTTGAACGCGCGGCCGATCTGGGCGGCACCTGGCGCGACAATCGCTACCCCGGCTGCGCCTGTGATGTGCAGTCGTCGCTGTACTCGTTCTCGTTCGCGCCCAATCCCTCGTGGAGTCGCACGTTTTCGCCGCAGGCGGAAATCTGGGAGTATCTCCGCGCGTGTGCGAGAACATTCGACATCGAACGGCACTTCGTGTTCGGGCAGATCGTCACGTCCGCCCACTGGGACGCGGCCACGCAGCAGTGGGTGGTCACCTCCGCCACGCATCAGTGGCGCGCATCCATCCTGATTGCTGCCAACGGGGCGCTCAGCGACCCGGTAGTTCCGTCCATTGCTGGACTGGAGTCGTTTGGCGGTCGCGTGTTTCATTCGGCACAGTGGCCGCACGATATCGATCTGCGCAACCAACGCGTCGCCGTCATTGGCACAGGCGCATCAGCCATTCAGTTCGTACCGGCCATCCAACCGCTGGTGCAGCAGCTGCACCTGTTCCAGCGCACACCGCCCTGGATCATGCCGCGCCGCGACCACGCCATTCCGCACTGGCGTCGCGCACTCTATCGCGCAGTTCCCGCAACCCAGCGTGCCGAACGCGCGCTGTTGTACGCCATGCGCGAAGTGATGTATCTACCGTTTCGTCATCGGTGGGTAGCCCGCCTGGCCGAACGGGCCGCGCGCCGGCATCTGGCGGCGCAGGTCGCCAATCCGACACTTCGCGCGAAACTCACGCCGGCCTACACACTTGGCTGCAAACGCATCTTGCTGTCGGACGACTATTTCCCAGCACTCACGCAGTCGAACGTGGAACTGGTCACAACCGCAGTCTCGCGGATCGGGCACGATGGCATCGTGGACGCTGACGGCACGCTGCGACCCGTGGATACCATCATCTTCGGCACCGGATTCCGACCCACCGAACCGCCGCTGGCACCACACATCGTTGGCCGGGATGGTCAGTCGCTGGCGGCGGCATGGCAGGGCAGTCCGCGCGCGTACATGGGGACCACGGTCGCCGGCTTCCCGAACCTGTTCCTGCTGATGGGCCCCAACACCGGGCTTGGGCATTCCTCGGTGATTCTCATGGTGGAGGCGCAGATCGAATACGTGTTGGCGGTGCTCGCACACATGAACGCGCGGAGCGCGGGCGCTGTCGAGCCAACGCGTGTCGCGCAAACAGCGTACGTGGCGTGGCTGGACGCGCGCCTCGCCCCCACCGTTTGGAACAGCGGCGGGTGTCGCAGCTGGTATCTTGATGAATCCGGACGCAATGCAGCACTCTGGCCCGACCGTGTGGGCGCCTTTCGCCGTACCGTGACGCGCCTGCATCCCCGCGACTATCACCTGTCGCCGCGCGTGGCGCCGAATATGCCGCATGTCTGA
- a CDS encoding alpha/beta hydrolase: MSDMAHASQHRVHPSARERLEGQLARALAHVPGAWLLRLIGERPLVVDGRTLDAHLQFLLAAQRRKRRIGLTEPTPASGRARYRRETQAVAAVPTPVAAVREMVVDGDSGPLAARHYAPMVLDDAPIPLLLFLHGGGFVIGDLDTHDEQCRLLCRHGTMHVVSVAYRLAPEHPFPNAVDDACAALRWALANAQSLGADPSMVCIGGDSAGANLAAGASLALAREGRPIAAQLLLYPATDANGVFPSRTTFSAGYLLEMRDVDAFSLHYLGADQAVGDDPRASPARATDLSLSPPTMVVTAGFDVLRDEGQAFAAALRSAGVRVHEHCADGLVHGFLHLTTVVPAARQFARKIATDFSAMARTHP; this comes from the coding sequence ATGTCTGACATGGCCCACGCATCACAGCACCGGGTCCACCCGTCCGCGCGTGAACGGTTGGAAGGACAACTCGCGCGCGCGCTCGCACATGTGCCGGGCGCGTGGCTGTTGCGACTCATTGGAGAGCGGCCACTGGTGGTGGACGGCCGCACACTCGATGCCCATCTGCAGTTCCTGCTGGCCGCGCAGCGACGCAAACGGCGCATCGGACTCACCGAGCCCACACCGGCGTCAGGCCGCGCACGCTATCGACGGGAGACGCAGGCCGTGGCTGCGGTGCCAACCCCCGTGGCCGCCGTGCGAGAGATGGTCGTTGATGGCGACAGTGGACCTCTGGCCGCGCGACATTACGCGCCGATGGTGCTCGATGACGCGCCAATACCACTCCTCCTCTTCCTGCACGGCGGCGGGTTCGTCATCGGCGATCTCGACACGCACGACGAGCAGTGCCGCCTGCTCTGTCGTCACGGCACCATGCACGTAGTCAGTGTCGCGTATCGATTGGCGCCGGAACATCCCTTCCCCAATGCCGTTGATGACGCCTGCGCCGCCCTGCGCTGGGCACTGGCGAATGCGCAATCCTTGGGTGCCGATCCTTCAATGGTGTGCATCGGCGGTGACAGTGCCGGTGCCAACCTGGCGGCCGGTGCCTCGCTGGCGCTGGCGCGTGAAGGCCGCCCCATCGCCGCACAGCTGCTGCTCTATCCGGCCACCGACGCCAATGGCGTGTTCCCATCACGCACCACATTCAGCGCCGGGTATCTGCTGGAAATGCGCGATGTGGACGCATTCAGCCTGCACTATCTGGGCGCGGACCAGGCCGTGGGCGATGACCCGCGTGCCAGCCCGGCGCGCGCCACCGATCTGTCGCTGTCACCACCCACCATGGTGGTGACCGCCGGGTTCGACGTGCTGCGCGATGAAGGTCAGGCGTTTGCCGCCGCCCTCCGCTCGGCTGGCGTGCGCGTGCACGAGCATTGCGCGGATGGACTGGTGCATGGGTTCCTGCACTTGACCACCGTAGTGCCAGCGGCCCGGCAGTTCGCCCGGAAAATCGCCACCGACTTTTCCGCCATGGCGCGAACCCACCCGTAG